A genomic region of Streptomyces sp. NBC_00247 contains the following coding sequences:
- a CDS encoding MFS transporter, with translation MSIPSGAPVAVSRVPEAVHRRRWAILAVLMFSLLIVVLDNSILNVAVKTIASPAPDGIGATQSELEWAINSYTLVFAGLLFTAGLLGDRLGRKRVLLFGISVFVVGSALAAFSDSPGQLISWRAVMGLGAAFVMPATLAILMNVFEPAEQPKAIGIWAGGVGLGIAIGPITGGLLLEHFWWGSIFLVNVPVGLVALVAMVILVPDSRDPKPGRLDPVGVVLSVVGLVLLVYGIIRGGELADFTDLTVLAPVLGGVVVLIAFVLYEKRVQHPALDVSHFKKPAFSAAVTAIALVFFALMGVTFFSAFYLQSVRGYTALQSGLLVLPLAAAQMIFSPRARIVVQRFGVRAVCTVGLILVAAGLAAFATFDAGTPVWVLCVVFFVQGAGMAHIMPPVTVAIMQALPREKAGAGSAINNTFRQVGGALGIAVLGSVLSTAYRGDIEGHLSAVPAGARDVAGESIEATLGVAAKLGPAGEPLAAAASDAFIGAMHVAALGSAAVALAGAVVVALFLPGKSAAGPPPQAPERPAPVPAEQGRKA, from the coding sequence ATGTCCATACCGTCCGGCGCGCCCGTCGCCGTGTCCCGTGTCCCGGAGGCGGTCCACCGCCGCCGTTGGGCCATTCTCGCCGTGCTCATGTTCAGCCTGCTCATCGTGGTGCTGGACAACTCGATCCTGAACGTCGCGGTCAAGACGATCGCCAGTCCCGCGCCGGACGGCATCGGTGCCACCCAGAGCGAGCTGGAGTGGGCGATCAACTCCTACACGCTCGTCTTCGCCGGTCTGCTCTTCACGGCGGGGCTCCTCGGCGACCGCCTCGGCCGCAAGCGGGTGCTGCTCTTCGGCATCTCCGTCTTCGTCGTGGGCTCCGCGCTCGCCGCCTTCTCCGACTCGCCCGGCCAGCTCATCTCCTGGCGTGCGGTGATGGGCCTCGGCGCCGCCTTCGTGATGCCGGCCACCCTCGCCATCCTGATGAACGTCTTCGAGCCCGCCGAGCAGCCCAAGGCCATCGGCATCTGGGCCGGCGGCGTCGGCCTGGGCATCGCCATCGGCCCGATCACCGGCGGCCTCCTGCTGGAGCACTTCTGGTGGGGCTCGATCTTCCTCGTCAACGTGCCCGTGGGCCTCGTCGCCCTGGTCGCGATGGTGATCCTCGTACCGGACTCGCGCGACCCGAAGCCCGGCCGGCTCGACCCGGTGGGCGTCGTCCTCTCCGTCGTGGGCCTCGTCCTGCTCGTCTACGGCATCATCCGGGGCGGCGAACTCGCCGACTTCACCGACCTCACCGTGCTCGCCCCGGTCCTCGGCGGCGTGGTCGTCCTGATCGCCTTCGTCCTGTACGAGAAGCGCGTCCAGCACCCCGCGCTCGACGTCTCCCACTTCAAGAAGCCGGCGTTCTCCGCCGCCGTCACCGCCATCGCGCTGGTCTTCTTCGCGCTGATGGGCGTCACCTTCTTCTCCGCCTTCTACCTCCAGAGCGTGCGCGGCTACACCGCGCTCCAGTCCGGACTGCTGGTCCTGCCGCTCGCCGCCGCGCAGATGATCTTCTCGCCGCGCGCCCGGATCGTCGTCCAGCGCTTCGGCGTCCGCGCGGTCTGCACCGTCGGTCTGATCCTGGTCGCCGCGGGGCTCGCCGCCTTCGCGACCTTCGACGCCGGCACGCCCGTCTGGGTGCTGTGCGTGGTCTTCTTCGTCCAGGGCGCCGGAATGGCGCACATCATGCCGCCCGTCACCGTCGCCATCATGCAGGCGCTGCCCCGCGAGAAGGCCGGTGCCGGCTCCGCCATCAACAACACCTTCCGCCAGGTCGGCGGGGCGCTCGGCATCGCGGTGCTCGGCTCGGTGCTCTCCACCGCCTACCGGGGCGACATCGAGGGGCACCTCTCGGCCGTTCCGGCCGGAGCCCGGGACGTCGCCGGAGAGTCGATCGAGGCCACGCTCGGCGTCGCCGCGAAGCTCGGCCCGGCCGGCGAGCCGCTCGCCGCGGCGGCCTCCGACGCCTTCATCGGCGCCATGCACGTCGCCGCGCTCGGCTCGGCCGCCGTCGCGCTGGCCGGCGCCGTGGTCGTCGCGCTCTTCCTGCCCGGCAAGTCCGCCGCCGGGCCCCCGCCGCAGGCCCCCGAGCGGCCCGCACCCGTCCCTGCCGAACAGGGCCGAAAGGCCTGA
- a CDS encoding TetR/AcrR family transcriptional regulator, protein MRHQRYGQGLEQSPEQGPGQGTEQAPSPEPEHARAPEHDRGPGRPRSAAAERAILDAVISLLEAGEPLAGLSIERIARTAKVGKATIYRRWDGKEELFLDVLRDMEQPDPVVSGTAGLADLRVLMESQRTRGLAQRSSVLLHNVFAQMKSHPRLWTEYQDTVIAPRRAAMVEAVRRAVDAGELRDDLDVELMDDLFIGAMLVRTLHRRDAPLPDDLVDRVMDALMQGLGPTPGAAAAPGAADAAGRTNAPGRSDAPGPSGG, encoded by the coding sequence GTGCGGCATCAGCGGTACGGGCAGGGCCTGGAGCAGAGCCCTGAGCAAGGCCCCGGACAAGGCACCGAGCAGGCCCCGTCGCCGGAACCGGAGCACGCGCGGGCGCCCGAGCACGACCGGGGCCCGGGCCGCCCCCGCAGCGCCGCCGCCGAACGGGCCATCCTGGACGCCGTCATCTCCCTCCTGGAGGCCGGCGAACCGCTCGCCGGACTCTCCATCGAACGCATCGCCCGTACCGCCAAGGTCGGCAAGGCCACCATCTACCGCCGCTGGGACGGCAAGGAAGAACTCTTCCTCGACGTGCTGCGCGACATGGAACAGCCGGACCCCGTCGTCTCCGGCACCGCCGGGCTCGCCGATCTGCGCGTGCTCATGGAGTCCCAGCGCACCCGAGGGCTCGCGCAGCGCTCCTCGGTCCTGCTGCACAACGTGTTCGCCCAGATGAAGAGCCACCCCAGGCTCTGGACCGAGTACCAGGACACCGTCATCGCGCCGCGCCGGGCCGCGATGGTCGAGGCGGTCCGCCGGGCCGTCGACGCGGGCGAACTGCGGGACGACCTCGACGTGGAACTGATGGACGACCTGTTCATCGGCGCGATGCTCGTGCGGACCCTGCACCGCCGCGACGCGCCGCTGCCCGACGACCTGGTCGACCGGGTCATGGACGCCCTGATGCAGGGCCTCGGCCCGACGCCGGGAGCCGCCGCGGCGCCGGGTGCGGCGGACGCGGCCGGACGAACGAACGCGCCCGGACGGTCCGACGCGCCCGGACCGTCCGGCGGCTGA
- a CDS encoding endonuclease/exonuclease/phosphatase family protein translates to MVQAYGADTGNDNAEPPRAGSRLRSGLARLKADRGIWRRGILLALCSVLVTLVMVFHAEIPNRLGNLGSLTETFLPWIGVVLPVLLLLGLVRRSATALVALLLPLVVWLNLFGGLLLDDKSGPGGDLTVATHNVNADNPDPAGTAQQVAGSGADVVALQELPSSQVAAYEKALDAPYPYHSVQGTVGLWSKYPLSDTKPVDIKMGWVRAMRSTVTAPGGRVAVYVAHLPSVRVKLHAGFTANQRDNSADALGEAISDEPLSRVVLLGDLNGTMNDRALKAVTSQMRSTQGAAGDGFGFSWPAAFPMARIDQIMVRGVEPMSSWTLAATDSDHLPIAARVQL, encoded by the coding sequence ATGGTGCAGGCGTACGGAGCGGACACCGGCAACGACAACGCGGAGCCGCCGCGCGCCGGCTCCCGCCTGCGGAGCGGGCTGGCCCGCCTGAAGGCGGACCGGGGTATCTGGCGGCGCGGAATCCTGCTCGCGCTCTGCTCGGTCCTGGTGACGCTGGTGATGGTGTTCCACGCGGAGATCCCCAACCGGCTCGGTAACCTCGGCAGCCTCACCGAGACCTTCCTGCCGTGGATCGGTGTCGTGCTCCCCGTCCTGCTGCTCCTCGGTCTCGTACGGCGCTCCGCCACCGCGCTCGTCGCCCTGCTGCTGCCCCTGGTGGTGTGGCTCAATCTCTTCGGCGGTCTGCTGCTCGACGACAAGTCCGGCCCCGGCGGCGACCTCACCGTCGCCACGCACAACGTGAACGCCGACAACCCCGACCCCGCCGGCACCGCCCAGCAGGTCGCGGGCTCCGGCGCTGACGTGGTGGCCCTCCAGGAACTCCCGAGCAGCCAGGTCGCCGCGTACGAGAAGGCGCTCGACGCGCCCTACCCGTACCACTCGGTCCAGGGCACCGTCGGCCTCTGGAGCAAGTACCCGCTCAGCGACACCAAGCCCGTGGACATCAAGATGGGCTGGGTCCGGGCCATGCGCTCCACCGTCACCGCCCCCGGCGGCAGGGTCGCCGTCTACGTCGCCCACCTGCCGTCCGTCCGCGTCAAACTGCACGCCGGGTTCACCGCCAACCAGCGCGACAACAGCGCCGACGCCCTCGGCGAGGCCATCTCCGACGAGCCGCTGAGCCGGGTCGTCCTGCTCGGCGACCTCAACGGCACCATGAACGACCGCGCCCTGAAGGCCGTCACCTCGCAGATGCGGTCCACCCAGGGCGCCGCGGGCGACGGCTTCGGCTTCAGCTGGCCCGCCGCGTTCCCGATGGCCCGGATCGACCAGATCATGGTCAGGGGCGTGGAGCCGATGTCCTCGTGGACGCTCGCCGCGACCGACAGCGACCACCTGCCGATCGCCGCCCGCGTCCAACTCTGA